A single genomic interval of Nonomuraea rubra harbors:
- a CDS encoding NADP-dependent oxidoreductase has product MTVNREIHLAARPAGEPGAENFALVTTALPDLAEGQVLVRNTWMSVDPYMRERMHDAESYLPPFQLGAPLGGSAIGEVVASRADGVPVGATVVHFLGWREYAVVDAAAATVADLTLAPAEAWLGVLGTTGLTAYAALTHVAPVREGDVVFVSAAAGAVGTIAGQLARKLGASRVIGSAGGPLKAEKLVRDFGYDAAIDYRAGSLAGQLAEAAPDGIDVYVDHVGGDHLVAAIDALRHGGRIAMVGAISSYNATEPVPGPGNLFALAAKDATLRGMLVNSYFHLFPEWIGKAAGWLADGSLHTEVTVAEGIERAPAAFLDMMRGGNVGKMLVRL; this is encoded by the coding sequence ATGACCGTGAACCGCGAGATCCACCTGGCCGCCCGTCCCGCCGGGGAGCCGGGCGCGGAGAACTTCGCGCTGGTCACCACCGCGCTGCCCGACCTGGCGGAGGGCCAGGTCCTGGTGCGCAACACCTGGATGTCGGTCGACCCCTACATGCGGGAGCGCATGCACGACGCCGAGTCCTACCTGCCGCCGTTCCAGCTCGGCGCGCCGCTGGGCGGCTCGGCGATCGGCGAGGTCGTGGCCTCGCGGGCGGACGGCGTCCCGGTGGGCGCGACCGTCGTGCACTTCCTGGGCTGGCGCGAGTACGCCGTGGTGGACGCCGCGGCCGCGACCGTCGCGGACCTCACCCTGGCTCCCGCCGAGGCGTGGCTGGGCGTGCTGGGCACCACCGGGCTGACCGCCTACGCGGCCCTGACGCACGTGGCGCCCGTACGGGAGGGCGACGTGGTCTTCGTCTCGGCGGCGGCCGGAGCGGTGGGCACGATCGCCGGGCAGCTCGCCCGCAAGCTCGGCGCCTCCCGCGTGATCGGCTCCGCGGGCGGGCCGCTGAAGGCGGAGAAGCTCGTGCGGGACTTCGGCTACGACGCCGCGATCGACTACCGTGCCGGATCGCTCGCCGGGCAGCTCGCCGAGGCCGCCCCCGACGGCATCGACGTCTACGTCGACCACGTCGGCGGCGACCACCTGGTGGCGGCCATCGACGCGCTGCGCCACGGCGGCAGGATCGCGATGGTGGGTGCGATCAGCTCCTACAACGCCACCGAGCCGGTCCCCGGCCCGGGCAATCTGTTCGCCCTGGCCGCCAAGGACGCGACCCTGCGCGGCATGCTGGTCAACTCCTACTTCCACCTCTTCCCCGAGTGGATCGGCAAGGCGGCCGGCTGGCTGGCGGACGGGTCGCTGCACACCGAGGTGACCGTGGCCGAGGGCATCGAGCGGGCTCCCGCCGCGTTCCTGGACATGATGCGCGGCGGCAACGTCGGGAAGATGC